Proteins encoded by one window of Vitis riparia cultivar Riparia Gloire de Montpellier isolate 1030 chromosome 11, EGFV_Vit.rip_1.0, whole genome shotgun sequence:
- the LOC117925042 gene encoding protein SRG1-like isoform X1 — MAASSPPPRVESLSKPVQQLVINGEQVPENYIHQNTDDGPIGASFPVTEIPIIDLGLLTSSSPTGEPELEKLRSALSSWGCFQAINHGMASSFLDKVREVTKEFFALPMEEKQKYSRTLEDIEGYGNDTVVTEHQTLDWTDRLYLLVRPEDQRKLKLWPENPDTFRDTLNEYTEKLGQLTEIVLKAMAKSLSLEDSCFLDHCREGALMSTRFNFYPVCPRPDVILGLKPHADGSTITFLLQDKEVEGLQVLKDDQWVGVPIIPQALLINLGDQSELASNGIFKSPVHRVVTNSERERISVATFLLPHPDMEIEPANGLVNEQRPRLYKKVKNYVSLYFHNYQRGKRPIDTLKI; from the exons ATGGCAGCTTCTTCCCCTCCTCCCAGAGTAGAGTCACTGTCCAAGCCTGTTCAACAACTGGTCATCAACGGTGAACAAGTGCCGGAAAACTACATCCATCAGAACACTGACGATGGACCGATCGGTGCCTCTTTTCCAGTGACGGAGATTCCTATTATTGATCTTGGTCTCCTCACATCTTCATCGCCCACAGGTGAACCAGAACTTGAGAAACTTAGATCAGCTCTCAGCTCATGGGGTTGTTTTCAG GCAATAAATCATGGAATGGCAAGTTCTTTTCTAGACAAAGTGCGGGAAGTAACCAAGGAATTCTTTGCACTTCCAATGGAAGAGAAGCAGAAATACTCCAGAACCCTTGAAGACATTGAAGGGTATGGGAATGACACAGTCGTCACAGAGCATCAGACCCTTGATTGGACTGACCGATTGTATCTTCTGGTAAGGCCAGAAGACCAGCGAAAGCTCAAACTTTGGCCTGAAAATCCTGATACTTTTAG GGATACATTAAATGAATATACCGAGAAGCTGGGACAGTTGACTGAAATAGTTCTCAAGGCCATGGCAAAGTCATTGAGCCTTGAGGATAGTTGCTTTCTAGATCACTGTAGAGAAGGAGCATTGATGTCTACAAGATTCAATTTTTACCCAGTTTGTCCAAGGCCTGATGTTATTCTGGGCTTGAAACCACATGCAGATGGATCAACAATCACCTTTTTGTTGCAAGACAAAGAAGTGGAAGGTCTTCAAGTCTTGAAAGATGATCAGTGGGTTGGAGTTCCTATCATCCCTCAAGCACTTCTCATTAATCTCGGCGATCAATCAGAG CTAGCGAGTAATGGAATCTTCAAGAGCCCAGTACATAGGGTGGTGACAAATTCAGAAAGGGAGAGGATTTCAGTGGCTACTTTCCTTCTTCCCCATCCGGATATGGAGATTGAACCTGCAAATGGGTTGGTCAATGAACAAAGGCCAAGGTTATACAAGAAGGTGAAGAATTATGTTAGTCTCTATTTCCACAATTACCAGCGAGGGAAAAGACCAATTGATAcactcaaaatttaa
- the LOC117924585 gene encoding protein SRG1-like isoform X2: MAGSPVATVVPPLAQSVQEMSVNGNEPPPQYFLKENSIQPMDSFLPSDPIPIIDISLLSSSSLSSKGGEEELQKLKSTLTSWGCFQAVGHGLSSSFLDKVREVGKQFFALPVEEKEKYSRATDGIEGYGNDPILSENQVLDWSYRLFLRLQPVDQRKLRLWPENPTEFREVLDEYGTKVKIIMDVLLKAMAKSLNLEENSFSSQFGERAVMQTRFNFYLSCPRPDLVLGVKPHSDRSGITVLLQDKEVEGLQVFKDDKWFKVPVIPHALVVNLGDQMQIMSNGIFKSPIHRVVTNSERMRISVAMFNEPEPEKEIGPVEGLIDEKRPRLYRDVKNYASFNFECFQKGVVPLESAKI, encoded by the exons ATGGCCGGAAGTCCAGTTGCCACCGTCGTACCACCACTTGCCCAGAGTGTTCAAGAAATGTCTGTGAATGGGAATGAGCCACCCCCACAATACTTCCTTAAAGAAAACAGTATCCAGCCTATGGATTCGTTTCTGCCATCGGATCCAATTCCCATCATCGACATCAGTCTCCTCTCCTCTTCGTCGCTATCTTCTaaaggaggagaagaagagCTACAGAAACTTAAATCAACTCTCACTTCATGGGGCTGCTTTCAG GCGGTAGGCCATGGACTTTCAAGTTCATTTCTGGATAAAGTACGGGAAGTTGGAAAGCAATTCTTTGCACTTCCggtggaagagaaagaaaagtaCTCTAGGGCAACTGATGGTATCGAAGGTTATGGGAATGACCCTATTCTTTCAGAGAATCAAGTGCTCGACTGGTCATATCGCTTGTTTCTCAGGCTACAACCAGTGGATCAAAGAAAGCTTCGACTTTGGCCGGAGAACCCAACTGAGTTTAG AGAGGTCTTAGATGAATATGGCACAAAGGTAAAGATTATAATGGATGTTCTCTTGAAGGCCATGGCAAAGTCACTGAATCTGGAAGAGAATAGCTTCTCAAGTCAATTTGGAGAGCGAGCAGTGATGCAGACAAGGTTTAATTTCTATCTGAGTTGTCCGAGGCCTGATCTGGTTCTTGGTGTTAAACCTCATTCAGATAGATCAGGAATCACTGTCCTTCTGCAAGACAAAGAAGTAGAAGGTCttcaagttttcaaagatgATAAATGGTTTAAGGTTCCTGTAATTCCCCACGCTCTTGTTGTCAACCTTGGGGATCAGATGCAG ATAATGAGTAATGGAATATTCAAGAGCCCCATACACAGGGTTGTGACAAACTCAGAAAGGATGAGGATATCAGTAGCTATGTTTAATGAACCTGAGCCAGAGAAGGAAATTGGACCGGTGGAGGGCTTGATAGATGAGAAAAGGCCAAGATTATATAGAGACGTGAAAAATTATGCTTCTTTCAACTTTGAGTGCTTTCAAAAAGGGGTGGTACCACTTGAATCAGCAAAAATATGA
- the LOC117925041 gene encoding pyrophosphate-energized vacuolar membrane proton pump-like yields the protein MAILSDLGTEILVPACAIVGIVFSVVQWILVSRVKLSPERHSLSNSSKNGTAEYLIEEEEGLNDHSVVQKCAEIQNAISEGATSFLYTEYQYVGIFMVAFAILIFVFLGSVEGFSTKSQPCIYNKGEMCKPALANAIFSTISFLLGGFTSLLSGFLGMKIATYANARTTLEARKGVGKAFITAFRSGAVMGFLLAANGLLVLYIAINLFKIYYGDDWEGLYEAITGYGLGGSSMALFGRVGGGIYTKAADVGADLVGKVERGIPEDDPRNPAVIADNVGDNVGDIAGMGADLFGSYAESSCAALVVASISSFGINHEMTAMFYPLIISSIGILVCLITTLFATDFFEIKAVKEIEPALKKQLIISTILMTAGIAFVSWIALPSSFTIFNFGSQKVVKNWQLFLCVGVGLWAGLIIGFVTEYYTSNTYSPVQDVADSCRTGAATNVIFGLALGYKSVIIPIFAIAVSIFVSFSFAAMYGIAVAALGMLSTIATGLAIDAYGPISDNAGGIAEMAGMSHRIRERTDALDAAGNTTAAIGKGFAIGSAALVSLALFGAFVSRAAISTVDVLTPKVFIGLLVGAMLPYWFSAMTMKSVGSAALKMVEEVRRQFNTIPGLMEGTAKPDYATCVKISTDASIKEMIPPGALVMLTPLIVGTLLGVETLAGVLAGSLVSGVQIAISASNTGGAWDNAKKYIEAGASEHAKALGPKGSDPHKAAVIGDTIGDPLKDTSGPSLNILIKLMAVESLVFAPFFAAHGGLLFKIWK from the exons ATGGCGATTCTGTCAGATCTCGGCACTGAGATCTTGGTTCCGGCCTGCGCCATCGTCGGGATCGTCTTCTCTGTGGTTCAGTGGATTCTGGTCTCCCGCGTCAAGCTTTCTCCAGAGCGGCACTCGCTCTCTAACTCCAGCAAGAATGGCACTGCTGAGTACCTGATTGAGGAAGAAGAAGGCCTCAATGATCACAGCGTCGTTCAGAAATGTGCTGAGATACAGAATGCTATCTCTGAAG GAGCAACCTCTTTCCTCTATACCGAATATCAGTATGTTGGAATTTTCATGGTTGCTTTTGCAATCTTGATTTTCGTTTTCCTTGGCTCTGTGGAGGGTTTCAGCACAAAGAGCCAGCCTTGCATATACAACAAAGGAGAGATGTGCAAGCCAGCACTTGCCAATGCTATCTTCAGCACAATATCCTTCTTGCTCGGTGGTTTTACTTCTCTGCTTTCTGGTTTCCTTGGGATGAAAATTGCTACTTATGCAAATGCCAGAACCACTCTGGAGGCAAGGAAGGGTGTTGGGAAGGCTTTTATCACTGCATTTAGATCTGGTGCAGTCATGGGATTCCTTCTTGCTGCAAATGGTCTTTTGGTCCTCTATATTGCCATCAACCTCTTCAAGATATACTATGGTGATGACTGGGAAGGCCTTTATGAGGCTATAACTGGTTATGGCCTTGGTGGTTCTTCCATGGCTCTCTTTGGCAGAGTAGGTGGAGGTATCTATACAAAAGCTGCTGATGTTGGTGCAGATCTTGTGGGCAAGGTTGAGAGGGGAATTCCTGAGGATGACCCGAGAAATCCAGCT GTTATAGCTGACAATGTTGGTGATAATGTTGGGGATATTGCTGGGATGGGAGCTGACCTTTTTGGTTCGTATGCTGAGTCATCATGTGCTGCCCTTGTGGTTGCTTCCATCTCCTCATTTGGGATCAATCATGAAATGACTGCAATGTTCTATCCTCTCATCATTAGTTCCATAGGCATTCTTGTTTGTTTGATCACCACCTTATTTGCAACTGACTTTTTTGAGATCAAAGCTGTAAAGGAAATTGAGCCAGCACTGAAGAAGCAGCTCATCATCTCCACTATTTTGATGACTGCTGGAATTGCATTTGTTAGTTGGATTGCTCTTCCATCTTCCTTCACCATCTTCAATTTTGGAAGCCAAAAGGTTGTGAAGAACTG GCAGCTGTTCTTGTGCGTTGGAGTTGGCCTCTGGGCTGGGCTTATTATTGGATTTGTAACAGAGTATTATACTAGCAACACATACAG CCCTGTGCAGGATGTCGCTGATTCCTGCCGGACTGGAGCTGCTACAAATGTTATTTTTGGCCTTGCATTAGGATACAAATCTGTCATTATCCCTATTTTTGCCATTGCAGTGAGCATTTTTGTCAGTTTCAGCTTTGCTGCTATGTATGGTATTGCAGTAGCTGCCCTTGGGATGCTGAGCACAATTGCTACCGGATTGGCCATTGATGCTTATGGTCCCATCAGTGACAATGCTGGAGGCATTGCTGAAATGGCTGGCATGAGCCACAGAATCCGTGAGAGAACTGATGCCCTTGATGCTGCAGGAAACACCACTGCTGCTATTGGAAAG GGTTTTGCAATTGGGTCTGCAGCTCTAGTGTCCCTGGCCCTCTTTGGTGCCTTTGTGAGCCGTGCAGCTATTTCAACAGTTGATGTCCTGACTCCAAAAGTTTTCATTGGTTTGCTTGTGGGTGCAATGCTTCCTTACTGGTTCTCTGCAATGACAATGAAGAGTGTTGGAAGTGCAGCTCTAAAGATGGTTGAAGAAGTGCGCCGACAATTCAATACCATCCCAGGTCTCATGGAAGGCACTGCCAAGCCTGATTATGCCACCTGTGTTAAGATCTCTACTGACGCTTCAATCAAAGAGATGATACCACCTGGTGCCCTTGTCATGCTCACTCCCCTCATAGTTGGGACCTTGTTGGGTGTAGAAACTCTAGCTGGTGTTCTTGCCGGATCTCTTGTCTCTGGTGTCCAG ATTGCCATCTCTGCTTCCAACACTGGTGGTGCTTGGGATAATGCCAAGAAGTATATTGAG GCTGGGGCTTCAGAGCATGCAAAGGCCCTCGGTCCAAAAGGATCGGACCCACACAAGGCAGCTGTGATTGGTGACACAATTGGGGACCCTCTCAAGGACACTTCTGGCCCGTCTCTCAACATCCTCATCAAGCTAATGGCAGTTGAATCTCTTGTATTTGCTCCCTTTTTTGCTGCACATGGTGGCCTGCTTTTCAAGATTTGGAAGTAG
- the LOC117925042 gene encoding protein SRG1-like isoform X2 has product MAASSPPPRVESLSKPVQQLVINGEQVPENYIHQNTDDGPIGASFPVTEIPIIDLGLLTSSSPTGEPELEKLRSALSSWGCFQAINHGMASSFLDKVREVTKEFFALPMEEKQKYSRTLEDIEGYGNDTVVTEHQTLDWTDRLYLLVRPEDQRKLKLWPENPDTFRDTLNEYTEKLGQLTEIVLKAMAKSLSLEDSCFLDHCREGALMSTRFNFYPVCPRPDVILGLKPHADGSTITFLLQDKEVEGLQVLKDDQWVGVPIIPQALLINLGDQSERVMESSRAQYIGW; this is encoded by the exons ATGGCAGCTTCTTCCCCTCCTCCCAGAGTAGAGTCACTGTCCAAGCCTGTTCAACAACTGGTCATCAACGGTGAACAAGTGCCGGAAAACTACATCCATCAGAACACTGACGATGGACCGATCGGTGCCTCTTTTCCAGTGACGGAGATTCCTATTATTGATCTTGGTCTCCTCACATCTTCATCGCCCACAGGTGAACCAGAACTTGAGAAACTTAGATCAGCTCTCAGCTCATGGGGTTGTTTTCAG GCAATAAATCATGGAATGGCAAGTTCTTTTCTAGACAAAGTGCGGGAAGTAACCAAGGAATTCTTTGCACTTCCAATGGAAGAGAAGCAGAAATACTCCAGAACCCTTGAAGACATTGAAGGGTATGGGAATGACACAGTCGTCACAGAGCATCAGACCCTTGATTGGACTGACCGATTGTATCTTCTGGTAAGGCCAGAAGACCAGCGAAAGCTCAAACTTTGGCCTGAAAATCCTGATACTTTTAG GGATACATTAAATGAATATACCGAGAAGCTGGGACAGTTGACTGAAATAGTTCTCAAGGCCATGGCAAAGTCATTGAGCCTTGAGGATAGTTGCTTTCTAGATCACTGTAGAGAAGGAGCATTGATGTCTACAAGATTCAATTTTTACCCAGTTTGTCCAAGGCCTGATGTTATTCTGGGCTTGAAACCACATGCAGATGGATCAACAATCACCTTTTTGTTGCAAGACAAAGAAGTGGAAGGTCTTCAAGTCTTGAAAGATGATCAGTGGGTTGGAGTTCCTATCATCCCTCAAGCACTTCTCATTAATCTCGGCGATCAATCAGAG CGAGTAATGGAATCTTCAAGAGCCCAGTACATAGGGTGGTGA